In Desulfurellaceae bacterium, a single window of DNA contains:
- a CDS encoding DUF4276 family protein has product MEAFLRELLPCILPVDRSFEIHTFQGKRDLLGKLENRLRGYARWLPADWRIVVVVDRDDDDCLRLKQQLEDAASGANLRTRSRVDDRSWQLVNRIAVEELEAWYFGDWEAVRNAYPKISPTVPNQSRYRNPDSVQGGTWEAFERILKERGYFKTGLRKVETARAVAAYINPARNRSVGFTKFHDALAEATSCQQ; this is encoded by the coding sequence ATGGAAGCGTTTCTGCGAGAACTCTTACCGTGCATTTTACCCGTAGACCGTAGTTTCGAGATCCATACGTTCCAGGGCAAGCGCGACCTGCTAGGAAAATTAGAAAATCGTTTGAGGGGCTACGCGCGATGGCTGCCCGCTGATTGGCGCATCGTTGTGGTCGTAGACCGCGATGACGATGACTGCCTGCGGCTTAAGCAACAACTGGAAGACGCAGCATCAGGAGCAAATCTGCGCACGAGGTCGCGAGTGGATGACCGGTCCTGGCAATTGGTCAATCGGATTGCTGTTGAGGAGTTGGAGGCGTGGTATTTCGGTGACTGGGAGGCTGTGCGCAACGCCTATCCGAAAATATCGCCGACTGTTCCGAATCAAAGCCGGTATCGCAATCCCGACTCAGTCCAGGGAGGAACCTGGGAGGCGTTCGAGCGGATATTGAAAGAGCGTGGGTATTTCAAGACAGGATTACGCAAGGTGGAAACGGCGCGGGCCGTTGCCGCCTATATCAACCCGGCGCGTAACCGCTCGGTCGGCTTTACGAAATTCCACGATGCCCTTGCTGAGGCGACA